Proteins encoded by one window of Roseibium sp. Sym1:
- a CDS encoding ABC transporter substrate-binding protein, with translation MSNLKLSLAMGNYDRTRAIVDGRVQIDGVDPIPMLLSPEEMFFRAFRHHAFDISELSLSSYSISVARGDPHYVAIPVFLSRAFRHTSVYIRTDKGIEKPGDLKGKRIGIAEYQLSANVWVRGILEEEHGVKPSDIIWVRGGMDTPGRPEKIKVQLPDDIVMEEAPEGSTLNGMLAAGEIDGFVGPRWPRCFSEGHPHVGRLFSDSISAAEAYFQRTRIFPIMHVLGVRRSLAEEYPFLPAALLKAFTQSKRLAEDALSDTSATKVTMPFVEDNLNRVHTLMGNDPWSYGVAENSHVLNRFLDYHASQGLSPRRVEIEELFHPSTLEAYSL, from the coding sequence ATGAGCAATCTGAAACTTTCTCTTGCAATGGGAAACTATGACCGGACGCGTGCGATCGTGGATGGCCGAGTGCAAATCGACGGGGTCGACCCCATTCCGATGCTGCTGTCGCCGGAGGAGATGTTCTTCCGTGCCTTCCGGCATCATGCGTTCGATATCAGCGAGCTTTCGCTGTCGTCCTATTCGATCTCCGTTGCCAGGGGCGATCCGCATTATGTTGCGATCCCTGTTTTCCTGAGCCGTGCCTTCCGGCACACGTCGGTTTATATCCGGACGGACAAGGGTATAGAAAAGCCCGGTGACCTGAAGGGGAAGCGCATTGGCATTGCCGAATACCAGCTTTCCGCCAATGTGTGGGTGCGTGGTATTCTCGAAGAAGAACACGGCGTGAAGCCGTCCGATATCATCTGGGTGCGAGGCGGGATGGACACGCCCGGCCGGCCTGAGAAGATCAAGGTTCAGTTGCCGGACGATATCGTGATGGAGGAGGCGCCGGAGGGCAGCACCTTGAACGGCATGCTCGCGGCGGGCGAGATCGACGGTTTCGTCGGGCCGCGATGGCCTCGTTGCTTCTCCGAAGGTCATCCACATGTCGGGCGCTTGTTTTCCGACAGTATCTCCGCGGCTGAAGCCTATTTCCAACGTACTCGGATCTTCCCGATCATGCATGTTCTGGGAGTACGGCGAAGCTTGGCGGAGGAATATCCATTCCTGCCGGCTGCCTTGCTCAAGGCTTTCACCCAGTCAAAGCGGCTGGCGGAAGACGCGCTTTCGGACACCTCCGCGACCAAAGTTACGATGCCGTTCGTCGAGGATAACCTGAACCGCGTTCACACCCTGATGGGGAACGATCCCTGGAGTTACGGCGTTGCCGAGAACTCCCATGTCCTGAACCGGTTTCTCGATTATCACGCAAGCCAAGGGCTTTCGCCACGCCGGGTCGAGATCGAGGAGCTGTTTCATCCTTCGACGTTGGAAGCTTACAGCCTTTAG